One Halalkalicoccus subterraneus genomic window carries:
- a CDS encoding aromatic ring-hydroxylating oxygenase subunit alpha, translated as MTQWNDGTEVTAAVSPDITDETNALPAKYFTDPAVHEMEKETIFSRYWVYAGHANAIEEPGEYFTRTVGDKGIVITRDKDREVRAFYNVCAHRGSKMVDDTPMTDPGNANGIRCPYHLWTYELDGKLRSTPQSFEKAGMNPDLEDEDVPELDPEKNGLMEVHLDSIGPLLFVNFAEDPAPLAEQAGTLKEELESFPLEDYQLARRYVSEVECNWKTFSGNYSECDHCQANHQDWIKGISLSESELEVDDHYWVLHYTHDEGVEAAESLIEGEARFYYFWPNFTLNMYGNADGYGTYIIDPIDEGCFQLIADYYFKDSELTEEEREFVQLSRKLQEEDFELVERQYEGLKSGALAQAQLGPNEHTVHRLHRLTQEAYDA; from the coding sequence ATGACGCAGTGGAACGACGGGACAGAGGTGACTGCGGCGGTTAGTCCCGATATAACCGACGAAACGAACGCACTGCCGGCGAAATACTTCACCGACCCGGCGGTCCATGAGATGGAAAAAGAGACAATTTTCTCCCGGTACTGGGTGTACGCAGGCCACGCGAACGCGATCGAGGAGCCCGGCGAGTACTTCACCCGGACGGTCGGCGATAAGGGAATCGTCATCACCCGGGACAAGGACCGCGAGGTTCGGGCGTTCTACAACGTCTGTGCCCACCGGGGATCGAAGATGGTCGATGACACCCCGATGACCGATCCGGGCAACGCCAACGGGATCCGGTGTCCGTACCACCTCTGGACCTACGAGCTGGACGGCAAACTCCGCAGCACACCCCAGAGCTTCGAGAAAGCGGGGATGAACCCCGACCTCGAGGACGAGGACGTTCCTGAACTCGATCCCGAAAAGAACGGCCTCATGGAGGTTCATCTCGACAGCATCGGTCCGCTGCTGTTCGTCAACTTCGCGGAGGATCCGGCCCCCCTCGCCGAGCAGGCCGGCACACTCAAAGAGGAACTCGAATCGTTTCCCTTGGAGGACTACCAGCTCGCCCGGCGGTACGTCTCGGAGGTCGAGTGCAACTGGAAGACCTTCAGCGGGAACTACTCCGAGTGCGATCACTGTCAGGCCAACCACCAGGACTGGATCAAGGGAATCTCGCTTTCCGAGTCCGAACTCGAGGTCGACGACCACTACTGGGTACTGCATTACACCCACGACGAAGGCGTTGAGGCCGCCGAATCGCTCATCGAAGGCGAGGCACGGTTCTACTACTTCTGGCCGAACTTCACACTCAACATGTATGGCAACGCCGACGGCTATGGCACCTACATTATCGATCCGATCGACGAGGGGTGTTTCCAGCTCATCGCCGATTACTACTTCAAGGACTCCGAGTTGACCGAGGAGGAACGGGAATTCGTCCAGTTGAGCCGCAAGCTCCAGGAAGAGGACTTCGAGCTCGTCGAGCGCCAGTACGAGGGACTCAAATCCGGCGCACTTGCTCAGGCCCAGCTCGGGCCGAACGAACACACCGTCCACCGCCTCCATCGACTCACCCAGGAGGCTTACGACGCGTGA
- a CDS encoding DUF5805 domain-containing protein codes for MAAERDTERTVVKTHVPAYQKRIWVDHAEDLNMSQSEFLRTMVQAGRKGFEPTEGPANERNVADDGTDLESRVKSVLAGSGPLSWDELVAVLTDDFEDRLDEALQSLQEENRLRYSGRDGGYTLNDRS; via the coding sequence ATGGCAGCCGAACGCGACACCGAACGGACAGTCGTAAAGACACACGTCCCAGCGTACCAAAAACGGATCTGGGTCGACCACGCCGAGGATCTCAACATGAGCCAGAGCGAGTTCCTTCGAACGATGGTTCAGGCGGGTCGTAAGGGATTCGAGCCAACGGAGGGGCCGGCGAACGAGCGGAACGTGGCGGATGACGGCACCGATCTCGAATCGCGCGTGAAGTCGGTCCTCGCCGGTTCCGGGCCGCTCTCGTGGGACGAACTCGTCGCGGTGTTGACCGACGATTTCGAGGACCGGCTGGACGAGGCGCTCCAATCCCTTCAAGAGGAAAATCGTCTCCGGTACAGCGGCCGGGATGGCGGTTATACGCTGAACGACCGCTCATGA
- a CDS encoding tyrosine-type recombinase/integrase produces MSGTEPGSAEDPIAYFLQDIEYQGKTERTRSAYERVLRDFEAFIEIKYPRANSLSGVSHRGCMAWIHGQRDEVAESTLATYASYLHRFYAYMAQIGEFEENPMALVVEQMDESIDVDPTRREISVKEMREFVRRIEHPLSRAMILSLLKTGMRAGELCNLDLRDLSLSTDAIELNVEPRPQLHGKPDSIYVSPEPARGRTVNGEERIDSNKRRRPTVVPIDGDLRRALIRWLAVRPDARSPAEPLFCNTTRQWGDRVSAQTVHHTVERYARERGWYRTGGGASENVTPHYFRHFFTTYLRGQTGERGIVKYLRGDVADDVIDTYTHNWGDRVRDIYESNIYRLE; encoded by the coding sequence ATGAGCGGGACCGAACCGGGTAGCGCGGAAGACCCGATCGCGTACTTCCTTCAAGACATCGAGTATCAGGGTAAAACCGAACGCACTCGGTCGGCTTACGAGCGCGTATTGCGGGATTTCGAGGCGTTCATCGAGATCAAGTACCCACGTGCGAACTCCCTTTCTGGGGTCTCACACCGGGGGTGTATGGCCTGGATCCACGGTCAGCGCGACGAAGTCGCGGAAAGCACGCTCGCGACCTACGCGTCGTATCTCCACCGTTTTTACGCCTATATGGCGCAAATCGGCGAGTTCGAGGAGAACCCGATGGCACTAGTCGTCGAACAGATGGACGAATCGATCGATGTCGACCCGACCCGTCGTGAGATCAGCGTCAAGGAGATGCGCGAGTTCGTTCGAAGAATCGAGCATCCGCTCTCACGGGCGATGATCCTCTCCCTGTTGAAAACGGGGATGCGTGCCGGCGAACTGTGCAACCTCGATCTTCGCGATCTCTCCCTCTCGACGGATGCGATCGAACTCAACGTCGAACCACGACCACAGCTCCACGGAAAACCGGATTCGATCTATGTCTCCCCCGAGCCCGCCCGCGGTCGGACCGTCAATGGCGAGGAACGCATCGATTCGAACAAGCGACGCCGTCCGACCGTCGTCCCCATCGATGGCGACCTCCGTCGGGCGCTAATTCGTTGGCTCGCGGTCAGACCCGACGCTCGCTCGCCGGCCGAACCGCTCTTCTGTAACACGACACGCCAGTGGGGCGATCGGGTTTCGGCCCAGACCGTCCACCACACCGTCGAACGATACGCGCGCGAGCGAGGGTGGTACCGAACCGGCGGCGGCGCGAGCGAGAACGTCACTCCCCACTACTTCCGTCACTTCTTCACGACGTACCTGCGGGGCCAAACGGGCGAACGTGGGATCGTCAAATACCTTCGGGGCGACGTCGCCGATGACGTGATCGATACCTACACCCACAACTGGGGCGATCGCGTGCGCGATATCTACGAATCGAATATATACCGGCTCGAATAA
- a CDS encoding HpcH/HpaI aldolase/citrate lyase family protein translates to MSDVTLRRTQLATPASDEQFMESASNSAADEVFLDLEDSVAPNAKPDAREPLINAAQSHDWSGKVLSYRMNGIDTKWWYDDVIDVVSAAGEHIDDIIVPKVKGASDIHTVENLLAQVEENAGLESGAIGLEPQIEDGEGMHNVHEIAHASDRLSSIIFGPGDYSAAMGTPGLDIGQFPDYPGHYWHHALSECNAAAKSAGLPCLDGPYADIEDEQGFRDSCNNANMIGCDGKWAIHPSQIEIANEIFAPDPDVAERAERIVEAYAEAMEEGKGAVKVDGQMVDEATNKMAQEIVVNAEAADIL, encoded by the coding sequence ATGAGTGACGTGACCCTACGACGGACACAGCTAGCGACGCCCGCAAGCGACGAGCAGTTCATGGAAAGCGCCTCGAACAGCGCCGCCGACGAGGTCTTCCTCGATCTGGAAGACAGCGTCGCGCCGAACGCGAAACCCGATGCCCGGGAACCGCTGATCAACGCCGCCCAGAGCCACGACTGGAGCGGCAAGGTGCTCTCCTATCGGATGAACGGTATCGACACCAAATGGTGGTATGACGACGTCATCGACGTCGTGAGCGCCGCCGGCGAACACATCGACGACATCATCGTCCCGAAGGTCAAGGGCGCAAGCGACATCCACACCGTCGAGAACCTGCTTGCACAGGTCGAGGAGAACGCCGGCCTCGAGTCCGGCGCGATCGGCCTCGAACCGCAGATCGAGGACGGCGAGGGGATGCACAACGTCCACGAGATCGCCCACGCGAGCGATCGTCTTTCCAGCATCATCTTCGGGCCCGGCGACTACTCGGCGGCCATGGGGACTCCGGGACTGGACATCGGACAGTTCCCCGACTACCCCGGCCACTACTGGCACCACGCGCTCTCGGAGTGTAACGCCGCCGCCAAAAGTGCCGGTCTCCCCTGTTTGGACGGCCCCTACGCCGATATCGAGGACGAACAGGGCTTCCGCGACTCGTGTAACAACGCGAATATGATCGGCTGTGACGGCAAGTGGGCGATCCACCCCAGCCAGATCGAGATCGCAAACGAGATCTTCGCACCCGATCCCGACGTGGCCGAACGCGCAGAGCGGATCGTCGAGGCCTACGCCGAAGCAATGGAGGAGGGCAAGGGTGCAGTGAAGGTCGACGGCCAGATGGTCGACGAGGCCACCAACAAGATGGCTCAGGAGATCGTCGTCAACGCCGAAGCCGCCGACATCCTCTAA
- a CDS encoding FAD-binding and (Fe-S)-binding domain-containing protein: MAVEKPHGDMSNFEVYSDALGHDHPDAAEYAELASDLRAVVDGEVRFDEYAQVLYATDGSIYKAKPAGVVHPRDRNDVRYAVKIATEHDVPVMARGAGSSLGGQTVGPGCVVLDMTTYMDEICEIDPENRRARVQPGVVQDHFDEVAQEYGLKFAPDPASSNRATIGGGIGNNSTGAHSVRYGITDAYTEELDVILSDGTEIHTREVVLDSPEYEGIVSKGDREAEIYETVRGIVEDNEAEIEDRYPNLKRVVSGYNLNRVIYENEAGEEVINLSKLLVGAESTLGIVVEAEISLVSVPEETALALYFFDDLVDSMKAVPQALEYDVSAVELMDDEVFRMAAESDGYSQYVEPIPEEAKAAIMLEYDSEMVEDFEGAISETNERFVEEGDAFDVLEAYTEEDQGKIWKLRKAAIPLLMSLEGDPKPYPFIEDATVPPEELAEYVQSFKEVLENHGTSAAYFAHAGSGTLHIRPILNLKEDEGIETMHSITDEITDLVVEHHGAFSGEHGDGMARTEFNPKMFGDDLWGGFKELKTAFDPEWLMHPGNVVYRDGPEDPGPENERGVGADNRENLRYGAGYQSIEPQTKLDFTDEGGFSHLVELCNGCGTCRQTDDVMCPTYRGMKDEIATTRGRANMLRAAISGDLPEEEMYTEQFQEEVLDLCVGCKGCKSDCPTGVDLAKLKAETKHQYHEREGIGLRERVFGNIDTLSKLGSALAPVSNLGTKVPGARKVMEKVAGIAPDRELPPFRRESLEDWYDARGPRVSEAEADRKVVLFPDTYTNYSYPEPGKAAIRVLEAANTHVKIPDDLGPSGRAAYSKSMLEKAEKRARHNVERFEEYIDDGYEVVVVEPSDAVVFQDEYLDLLSTPEAERVAAHSYGICEYLDVHRLVEGIDVNETGEPLTYHGHCHQKATNKDHHAVGVLRRAGYAVDPLDSTCCGMAGSFGYETEHYDLSKSIANQLFDQIDESGGTPVAPGGSCRSQIGEEYDGNPPHPIEKVAATIQ, encoded by the coding sequence ATGGCCGTCGAAAAGCCCCACGGGGACATGAGCAACTTCGAAGTGTATAGCGACGCGCTCGGGCACGACCACCCGGACGCGGCCGAGTATGCCGAACTCGCGTCCGATCTGCGGGCGGTCGTCGACGGCGAGGTCCGGTTCGACGAGTACGCACAGGTACTGTACGCGACCGACGGCAGCATCTACAAGGCCAAACCGGCGGGCGTAGTCCACCCACGCGATCGGAACGACGTGCGCTATGCGGTGAAGATCGCCACGGAACACGACGTGCCGGTCATGGCCCGCGGTGCCGGTTCCTCGCTGGGTGGGCAGACCGTCGGCCCTGGTTGTGTCGTCCTCGATATGACGACCTATATGGACGAGATATGCGAGATCGACCCCGAGAACCGGCGCGCTCGCGTCCAGCCCGGCGTCGTCCAGGATCACTTCGACGAGGTCGCACAGGAGTACGGCCTGAAGTTCGCGCCCGACCCGGCCTCCTCGAACCGCGCGACGATCGGCGGGGGGATCGGTAACAACTCGACGGGCGCGCACTCCGTTCGATACGGCATCACCGACGCCTACACCGAGGAACTCGACGTGATCCTTTCCGATGGGACCGAGATCCATACGAGAGAAGTCGTCCTCGATTCGCCCGAGTACGAGGGGATCGTCTCGAAAGGGGATCGAGAGGCCGAGATCTACGAGACGGTCCGGGGGATCGTCGAGGACAACGAGGCCGAAATCGAGGACCGATACCCGAACCTCAAACGAGTCGTGTCGGGCTACAACCTCAACCGAGTGATCTACGAGAACGAGGCCGGCGAGGAAGTCATCAACCTCTCGAAGCTGCTCGTGGGCGCCGAGTCCACACTGGGAATCGTCGTCGAGGCCGAGATCTCGCTGGTGAGCGTCCCCGAGGAGACGGCACTGGCGCTGTACTTCTTCGACGACCTCGTCGACTCGATGAAGGCGGTCCCTCAAGCTCTCGAATACGACGTCAGCGCCGTCGAACTGATGGACGACGAGGTGTTCCGGATGGCCGCCGAATCCGACGGCTACTCGCAGTACGTCGAGCCGATCCCCGAGGAGGCGAAAGCCGCGATCATGCTCGAATACGACTCGGAGATGGTCGAGGACTTCGAGGGAGCGATCAGTGAAACCAACGAACGCTTCGTCGAAGAGGGCGACGCCTTCGACGTACTGGAAGCATATACTGAAGAAGATCAGGGAAAGATCTGGAAACTCCGCAAGGCGGCGATTCCCCTGCTGATGAGTCTGGAGGGCGACCCGAAGCCGTATCCCTTCATCGAGGACGCGACGGTTCCCCCCGAGGAACTGGCCGAGTACGTCCAGTCGTTCAAGGAGGTCCTCGAAAACCACGGCACGTCGGCGGCGTACTTCGCGCACGCGGGCTCGGGGACGCTACACATCCGTCCGATCCTCAACCTCAAGGAGGACGAGGGCATCGAGACGATGCACTCGATCACCGACGAGATCACCGACCTCGTCGTCGAGCACCACGGTGCCTTCTCGGGCGAGCACGGCGACGGCATGGCCCGCACTGAGTTCAACCCGAAGATGTTCGGCGACGACCTGTGGGGTGGATTCAAGGAGCTGAAGACGGCGTTCGACCCCGAGTGGCTGATGCACCCCGGTAACGTCGTCTACCGCGACGGTCCGGAAGACCCCGGGCCCGAGAACGAGCGCGGCGTCGGCGCGGACAACCGTGAGAACCTCCGCTACGGTGCGGGCTATCAGTCGATCGAGCCCCAGACGAAGCTGGACTTCACCGACGAGGGCGGGTTCTCGCACCTCGTCGAACTCTGTAACGGCTGTGGGACCTGCCGACAGACCGACGACGTGATGTGTCCCACCTATCGGGGGATGAAGGACGAGATCGCGACCACCCGCGGGCGCGCGAACATGCTCCGGGCGGCGATCTCGGGCGACCTCCCTGAGGAGGAGATGTACACCGAGCAGTTCCAAGAGGAGGTGCTCGACCTCTGTGTGGGCTGTAAGGGCTGTAAATCGGACTGCCCCACGGGGGTCGACCTCGCGAAGCTCAAAGCCGAGACGAAACACCAGTACCACGAGCGCGAGGGGATCGGGCTCCGTGAGCGCGTCTTCGGCAACATCGACACGCTCTCGAAGCTCGGTAGCGCGCTCGCGCCGGTCTCGAACCTCGGGACGAAGGTCCCCGGCGCGCGCAAGGTGATGGAGAAGGTCGCCGGGATCGCCCCGGACCGGGAGCTCCCGCCGTTCCGCCGGGAGTCCCTGGAGGACTGGTACGACGCACGCGGCCCGCGCGTGAGCGAGGCCGAAGCCGACCGCAAGGTCGTGCTCTTTCCGGATACCTACACCAACTACAGCTATCCCGAGCCCGGGAAAGCCGCCATTCGGGTGCTGGAGGCGGCGAACACCCATGTGAAGATTCCCGACGATCTCGGCCCCAGCGGCCGGGCGGCCTACTCGAAATCGATGCTCGAAAAAGCCGAGAAACGCGCCCGACACAACGTCGAGCGCTTCGAGGAGTACATCGACGACGGCTACGAGGTCGTCGTCGTCGAGCCCTCGGACGCCGTGGTCTTCCAGGACGAGTATCTCGACCTGCTCTCGACGCCGGAAGCCGAGCGCGTCGCGGCCCACTCGTATGGTATCTGTGAGTACCTCGATGTCCACCGGCTGGTCGAGGGGATCGACGTGAACGAGACCGGTGAGCCCCTGACGTACCACGGCCACTGCCACCAGAAGGCGACCAACAAGGACCACCACGCGGTCGGCGTCCTCAGGCGCGCAGGCTACGCGGTCGACCCGCTGGACTCGACGTGCTGTGGAATGGCCGGCTCCTTCGGCTACGAGACCGAACACTACGACCTCTCGAAGTCGATCGCGAACCAGCTGTTCGACCAGATCGACGAGAGCGGCGGGACGCCCGTCGCGCCCGGCGGTTCCTGCCGGAGTCAGATCGGCGAGGAGTACGACGGGAACCCGCCCCACCCGATCGAGAAGGTCGCGGCGACGATCCAGTAG
- a CDS encoding L-lactate permease, giving the protein MVVEIVLAALPLLVVAVLLVGLLWPATRAMPIAWITALGVGFFAWNMPPDWLAAASIVGVMTALEILWIVFGALVLLYTLMQAGAFDRINRGFATISDDRRVQIVLLGFFLATFIEGAAGFGTPPAVVAPLLLGLGFPALAAVIAALIGHIIAVTYGAVGTPIIVGIQDPLASTGFEGAISEGGYTVAEFSTEVAAWAATYHALVGFAMPLFAVAMVVYFFGEEDSLSPAWEVAPLCLFSGVAFAVPYWLSAWFFTAEFPSLIGSMVGGAIVVSVLKAGYLLPDSHWDFPPREEWPSHWVGTIEPGENGSNTGRATDTAVPDGGVVRGSEMSLLRAWSPYVLLVVLLVITRAIGPISEFIQQSVFVIEWQEILGTGLTNSIAWVNVPGFWLIASALLAIPIFGMSGGQVSAAWREAAEKIVSPFIALVFVVAMVQVMINSAAHPGAPEAGSMIIVLAQATANLFGPVYPAVAALIGALGAAMAGSNTVSNITFGGFQFEAAQQLGLPTQIIVGAQAVGGAMGNLVAIHNVVAALATVGLVGQEGRVMRLNLIPLVYYAVFVGFWALLFSYVLFPGLF; this is encoded by the coding sequence ATGGTAGTAGAGATCGTTCTCGCGGCGTTGCCGCTGTTGGTCGTGGCGGTGTTGTTGGTCGGCCTGCTGTGGCCGGCGACCCGTGCGATGCCGATCGCGTGGATCACCGCGCTGGGCGTCGGTTTTTTCGCCTGGAACATGCCACCGGACTGGCTCGCAGCGGCGTCGATCGTCGGGGTGATGACCGCCCTGGAGATCCTCTGGATCGTCTTCGGGGCGCTCGTTCTGCTCTATACGTTGATGCAGGCGGGCGCGTTCGACCGGATCAACCGGGGATTTGCCACCATCAGCGACGATCGCAGAGTACAGATCGTCCTGCTTGGCTTTTTCCTCGCGACGTTCATCGAGGGCGCGGCGGGCTTCGGGACGCCACCCGCGGTCGTCGCTCCGCTCCTGTTGGGGCTCGGGTTTCCGGCCTTGGCGGCGGTGATCGCCGCACTGATCGGCCACATCATCGCCGTCACGTACGGCGCGGTCGGCACGCCGATCATCGTCGGCATTCAGGATCCGCTGGCCTCGACGGGCTTCGAGGGGGCCATCTCGGAGGGGGGCTACACGGTCGCTGAGTTCTCGACGGAGGTCGCCGCCTGGGCGGCGACCTATCACGCGCTCGTCGGCTTCGCGATGCCGCTGTTCGCGGTCGCGATGGTGGTGTACTTCTTCGGCGAGGAGGACTCGCTGTCGCCGGCCTGGGAGGTCGCGCCGCTGTGTCTGTTCTCCGGGGTGGCCTTCGCGGTTCCCTACTGGCTATCGGCGTGGTTCTTCACCGCGGAGTTCCCCTCGCTCATCGGTTCGATGGTCGGCGGCGCGATCGTCGTCAGCGTACTGAAGGCCGGCTACCTGCTTCCCGATTCCCACTGGGACTTCCCGCCGCGCGAGGAGTGGCCGAGCCACTGGGTCGGGACCATCGAACCCGGCGAGAACGGTTCGAATACGGGTAGAGCAACCGATACGGCGGTTCCCGATGGCGGCGTGGTCCGCGGCTCGGAGATGTCGCTGCTCCGGGCGTGGTCGCCGTACGTCCTGCTGGTCGTGTTGCTCGTGATCACGCGTGCGATCGGACCGATCTCCGAGTTCATTCAGCAGTCGGTCTTCGTCATCGAGTGGCAGGAAATCCTCGGAACGGGACTCACCAACAGCATCGCGTGGGTGAACGTCCCCGGGTTCTGGCTGATCGCCAGCGCGCTGCTGGCGATCCCGATCTTCGGCATGAGTGGTGGGCAGGTCTCCGCGGCATGGCGCGAGGCCGCAGAGAAGATCGTCTCGCCGTTCATCGCGCTGGTCTTCGTCGTCGCGATGGTGCAGGTGATGATCAACTCCGCTGCCCATCCCGGCGCACCGGAAGCCGGCAGCATGATCATCGTGCTGGCACAGGCGACCGCGAACCTGTTCGGTCCGGTTTACCCGGCCGTCGCGGCGCTGATCGGCGCGCTCGGCGCGGCGATGGCCGGATCGAACACCGTCAGCAACATCACCTTCGGCGGCTTCCAGTTCGAGGCCGCCCAACAGCTCGGCCTGCCGACGCAGATCATCGTCGGCGCGCAGGCCGTCGGCGGCGCAATGGGCAACCTCGTCGCCATCCACAACGTCGTCGCGGCGCTGGCGACGGTCGGACTGGTCGGCCAGGAGGGTCGCGTCATGCGCCTGAACCTGATCCCGCTGGTCTACTACGCGGTCTTCGTCGGGTTCTGGGCGTTGCTGTTCTCGTACGTCCTGTTCCCGGGACTCTTCTGA
- a CDS encoding VOC family protein, with product MELIHVNINVADAEETIDFYEQFGFEESWEFETADGETHNRYIADENGTELQLSDTNGEEEFEAGSAWDHLAIGVDSVDEVFEGIDHYGVDKEPGDQPEAGARTAFVRDPDGRRVELVESLD from the coding sequence ATGGAACTGATCCATGTCAACATCAACGTCGCGGACGCCGAGGAGACCATCGACTTCTACGAGCAGTTCGGGTTCGAGGAATCCTGGGAGTTCGAGACGGCCGATGGCGAGACCCACAACCGATACATCGCCGACGAGAACGGGACCGAACTCCAGCTCTCTGATACCAACGGCGAGGAGGAGTTCGAAGCCGGCAGCGCGTGGGACCACCTCGCGATCGGGGTCGACAGCGTCGACGAGGTCTTCGAGGGGATCGACCACTACGGCGTCGACAAGGAACCCGGCGACCAACCCGAAGCGGGCGCGCGAACCGCGTTCGTGCGCGATCCCGACGGTCGGCGGGTCGAACTCGTCGAATCGCTGGACTAG
- a CDS encoding IclR family transcriptional regulator, with protein MTTDSTRNGVKTTERSFELVAAIQRRDGATLAELVSEFDLAKSTVYKHLSTLASHGYLEKEGEQYHVGLKFHHHGEYARLRKRGYRLAGRTVRDLAERTDEEADFVVENDGRTITVYESYHPQNSYRDDLFATASDLSHSGTYYHMHSTAAGKALLAELPDKRVDAVVDRWGLPARTGNTITDRETLRDDLSRTRDRGYAVADEEYVDGLCAVGVAVTNPDGSPLGALGMSVPTYRRESEGLETEAAAVVVEAASDLEDALREGEKTDPIS; from the coding sequence ATGACAACTGATAGCACTCGGAATGGAGTCAAGACGACCGAACGCTCGTTCGAGCTCGTCGCGGCGATCCAGCGCCGGGACGGCGCGACCCTCGCGGAACTCGTCTCGGAGTTCGATCTCGCGAAAAGCACCGTCTACAAACATCTCTCGACCCTCGCATCCCACGGCTACCTCGAAAAGGAGGGCGAACAGTATCACGTCGGCCTGAAGTTCCACCACCACGGCGAATACGCCCGTCTCAGGAAGCGGGGCTACCGATTGGCCGGACGGACGGTTCGGGATCTGGCCGAACGGACGGACGAGGAGGCGGACTTCGTCGTCGAGAACGACGGGCGCACGATCACCGTCTACGAGTCGTACCACCCTCAAAACAGCTACCGTGACGACCTGTTTGCCACCGCCAGCGACCTCTCACACTCGGGAACGTACTACCACATGCACTCTACGGCGGCGGGGAAGGCCCTACTTGCGGAACTTCCCGACAAGCGGGTCGACGCCGTCGTCGATCGCTGGGGGCTACCCGCGCGCACGGGGAACACGATCACTGACCGCGAAACCCTTCGAGATGATCTCTCGCGTACGCGCGATCGCGGGTACGCCGTGGCCGACGAGGAGTACGTTGACGGGCTGTGTGCGGTCGGCGTCGCCGTCACGAACCCGGACGGATCGCCGCTGGGGGCGCTCGGGATGTCGGTCCCGACCTACCGGCGCGAGAGCGAAGGCCTCGAAACGGAGGCGGCGGCGGTCGTCGTCGAAGCCGCGAGCGATCTCGAGGACGCTCTCCGGGAAGGTGAGAAGACCGACCCGATCTCGTGA
- a CDS encoding IclR family transcriptional regulator, producing the protein MAADEPTTVRATETSFRILDALRALDGAGVTELATHLEFPKSTVHNHLQTLRRNEYVTKHGSEYDVGLRFLQLGEYARDRRGIATIAPPEIDKLAEETREMANLLVEEHGRGVFLYRAKGADAVHMDTHAGKRVYLHTTGFGKAILAHLSDERVEAILDRHGLPTVTPNTITDRDRLAEELTEVRERGYAYDDEERLEGLRCIAAPVVVDGTVLGAVSVSGPKSRMTGEWYTDELPALTMSAANVVEINSTYA; encoded by the coding sequence ATGGCTGCTGACGAACCAACGACAGTGCGGGCGACCGAGACGAGTTTCCGGATCCTTGATGCGCTTCGGGCGCTTGACGGCGCGGGTGTAACTGAACTGGCGACCCATCTCGAATTTCCGAAGAGTACGGTTCACAATCACCTCCAGACCCTCCGTCGAAACGAGTACGTCACCAAACACGGTTCCGAGTACGACGTCGGTCTGCGATTCCTTCAGTTGGGTGAGTACGCGCGCGACAGGCGGGGAATCGCGACCATCGCCCCACCGGAGATCGACAAACTCGCCGAGGAGACCCGCGAGATGGCGAATCTGCTGGTCGAGGAACACGGCCGCGGGGTGTTCCTCTATCGGGCGAAGGGGGCTGACGCGGTCCACATGGACACACACGCTGGAAAACGCGTCTATCTTCACACCACCGGGTTCGGGAAGGCGATCCTCGCACATCTGTCTGATGAGCGCGTCGAGGCAATCCTCGACCGCCATGGCCTCCCGACGGTGACGCCGAACACGATCACTGACCGCGATCGCCTCGCGGAGGAACTGACCGAGGTGCGCGAGCGGGGGTACGCCTATGACGACGAGGAACGTCTCGAAGGCCTGCGCTGTATCGCCGCCCCGGTCGTCGTCGATGGGACTGTTCTCGGTGCGGTGAGCGTCTCTGGACCGAAGAGTCGCATGACAGGCGAGTGGTACACCGACGAACTCCCTGCGCTCACGATGAGCGCGGCGAACGTCGTCGAGATCAACAGTACGTACGCATGA
- a CDS encoding DUF7542 family protein: MNRSDGVRLIVACPDCAVKKSIDDVNEAVAFYRRHHAITGHDVEWRHAELDEGAISGADLRSVIAALETRVEGNVPLGLVTVVMSERDMTIGETLEAVRELRMNGELYEPRDDHLRVT; encoded by the coding sequence ATGAACCGGTCCGACGGAGTGCGGCTCATTGTCGCCTGTCCGGACTGTGCGGTCAAAAAGTCGATCGACGACGTCAACGAGGCAGTCGCCTTCTACCGTCGCCATCACGCGATCACCGGTCATGACGTCGAATGGAGGCACGCGGAACTCGACGAAGGCGCAATATCGGGCGCGGATCTTCGATCCGTTATCGCAGCACTGGAGACCCGAGTCGAGGGCAACGTCCCGCTCGGCCTCGTGACCGTTGTGATGAGTGAGCGGGACATGACGATCGGCGAGACGCTCGAGGCGGTGCGTGAACTGCGGATGAACGGTGAGCTCTACGAACCCCGGGATGACCACCTCCGAGTGACGTAA